A genome region from Magnolia sinica isolate HGM2019 chromosome 8, MsV1, whole genome shotgun sequence includes the following:
- the LOC131253521 gene encoding putative wall-associated receptor kinase-like 16 yields MGFYLLLQLFCLAVTIKELSSQPPVTSKPGCTPKCGNVHIPYPFGIGEGCHIGMGGFNISCNNTFKPPKPFWGKHEVVNISLASGIMKISNNISYECDNKTGGLDNNISYSDNGLSLNENYSFTFSKTLNRFMAIGCNTVGLIFDSWNGNLFSSCSSLCIGTNDSAIDGTSATEDTCSGTGCCQTDIPKVLKRYEVGVYRRLFRRNVSSFNSCSFAFLGEKEAFSFKRSDLNDRNFLKRNKAIPVVVDWAIGNETCEIARKNSATFACVSENSYCYNSTNGPGYRCNCTEGFRGSPYLHGIGGCQDINECEKDHQKTLCQHDCINLPGNYSCSCRKGYHGLHDDKRECIKDTNEFLVTNVVLGIGLSLLFLLIGSPSLYCVWRKRKLIKLKEKFFQQNGGLLLQEKISSCQSCTEPCKIYTTEELEKATKNYDKNQIVGQGGYGTVYRGILPDKRIVAVKKSKIVDESQIEQFINEIHILSQINHRNIVKLVGCCLEAEVPILVYEFISNGTLSQHIHDEGRVSSISLENRLRIAAETAGALYYLHSAASTPIFHRDVKSANILLDDNFTAKVSDFGASRLVPLDHTRITTLVMGTWGYLDPEYHQTGQLTGKSDVYSFGVVLVELLTGEGPVSSTRSQVNRSLSSYFLSLMKENRIFEILAERVREEGTEEQLIAVAQLAKRCLNLKGEERPTMKEVVVELEGLRRFHEHRWEPMNHEETENLLGEPGPWQGYIGNVTNEYSVDGDALSSLEMGR; encoded by the exons atgggttTTTATCTGTTGCTTCAGCTCTTCTGTCTAGCAGTAACAATAAAAGAATTATCATCACAACCTCCCGTAACATCGAAGCCGGGCTGCACTCCCAAATGTGGGAACGTTCACATTCCCTACCCGTTTGGCATCGGCGAAGGCTGCCACATTGGCATGGGAGGCTTCAATATCTCCTGCAACAACACTTTTAAACCTCCGAAACCATTTTGGGGAAAGCATGAGGTAGTCAACATATCATTAGCATCGGGCATAATGAAAATTTCAAACAATATAAGCTACGAGTGCGACAACAAGACGGGAGGATTGGACAACAATATAAGCTACTCCGACAATGGGCTCAGCTTGAATGAAAATTACTCATTCACATTCTCAAAAACCCTTAACAGATTCATGGCCATCGGTTGCAATACCGTGGGCTTGATCTTTGATtcctggaatggtaacttgtttaGCAGTTGTTCATCATTGTGCATAGGCACCAATGATAGCGCGATCGACGGCACTAGCGCGACCGAGGACACTTGCTCTGGGACAGGATGTTGCCAAACCGACATCCCAAAGGTTTTAAAGAGATACGAGGTTGGCGTTTATAGAAGATTGTTTAGGAGAAATGTCTCAAGTTTCAATTCGTGCAGCTTTGCCTTTCTCGGGGAAAAAGAAGCGTTCAGTTTCAAACGTTCGGATCTGAACGATCGCAACTTTTTGAAAAGAAACAAAGCCATTCCGGTGGTGGTTGACTGGGCCATCGGAAATGAAACATGCGAGATCGCACGGAAGAACTCGGCCACCTTCGCTTGCGTGAGTGAGAATAGCTACTGCTACAACTCGACTAACGGTCCCGGTTACCGGTGCAATTGCACTGAAGGTTTCCGGGGGAGTCCTTACCTCCATGGAATTGGAGGATGCCAAG ATATCAACGAGTGTGAGAAGGATCACCAGAAGACACTTTGTCAACATGATTGCATAAATCTGCCAGGAAATTATTCTTGTTCCTGTCGAAAGGGTTACCATGGACTCCACGATGATAAGAGAGAATGCATTAAAGACACAAATGAATTTCTAGTGACCAATGTTGTTCTAG GTATTGGCTTAAGTCTCTTATTTCTACTCATTGGTAGTCCTTCCTTGTATTGCGTGTGGAGGAAAAGAAAGCTCATCAAACTCAAAGAGAAATTCTTTCAACAAAATGGAGGTTTGCTATTGCAAGAAAAGATCTCTTCTTGTCAATCATGTACTGAGCCATGCAAAATCTATACTACAGAAGAGTTGGAAAAGGCAACAAAAAACTATGACAAAAACCAAATTGTTGGTCAGGGAGGCTATGGCACAGTTTACAGAGGAATTTTACCAGACAAGAGAATTGTTGCTGTTAAAAAGTCCAAAATAGTGGATGAGTCCCAAATCGAGCAATTTATAAATGAGATCCACATCTTATCTCAGATCAACCATAGGAACATTGTAAAGCTCGTGGGTTGCTGTTTAGAAGCTGAAGTTCCCATCCTGGTTTATGAATTTATTTCCAATGGAACCCTTTCCCAGCATATCCATGATGAGGGCCGTGTGTCGTCAATTTCCTTGGAAAATCGTTTAAGGATTGCTGCAGAAACTGCAGGGGCACTTTACTATTTACACTCGGCAGCTTCCACACCCATTTTTCATAGAGATGTAAAGTCTGCTAACATACTTTTGGATGATAATTTCACAGCAAAAGTGTCTGATTTTGGAGCTTCAAGATTGGTTCCGTTAGATCACACTCGGATAACGACATTGGTGATGGGGACATGGGGATATTTAGACCCAGAGTACCATCAAACAGGCCAATTAACAGGAAAGAGTGATGTTTATAGTTTTGGTGTAGTTCTTGTGGAACTCTTGACGGGTGAGGGGCCCGTTTCTTCCACTAGATCCCAAGTTAATAGAAGCCTTTCTAGCTACTTCCTCTCATTGATGAAAGAGAATCGGATCTTTGAAATTTTAGCCGAACGAGTTCGAGAAGAAGGGACAGAAGAACAGCTCATCGCAGTTGCTCAGCTTGCTAAGAGATGCTTGAACCTTAAGGGGGAAGAACGACCCACAATGAAGGAAGTGGTGGTGGAGCTAGAGGGCTTGAGAAGGTTTCATGAACATCGTTGGGAACCAATGAACCATGAAGAGACTGAGAACTTGCTAGGTGAACCTGGACCTTGGCAGGGCTACATTGGCAATGTAACAAATGAATATAGTGTTGATGGCGATGCCCTATCATCACTAGAGATGGGGCGTTGA